A single Candidatus Thalassolituus haligoni DNA region contains:
- a CDS encoding tetratricopeptide repeat protein: protein MHHHIDPYRRDSYSRIPVLLLAALAPLQLNPCRAASVGDAAPAVVTEAATLETLIASIRSGDFSSAYQIAHTLLAMYEGEEAFDLMYGSAALETRNLNEAWFVFDRLHSRFPQNLNYHFELARCQYAMGQMLAAETGFQTVLAADPLPAIATASRNYLQQISQQQSRSRRSWSVALATAAGYDTNINTATSEREIDLFDGQLSAILSEEQRAIHSGYFRYSAAVQMSLPLTSKRRVYSSVSFARKDNNGNDTYDLDAVQFRAGAQQLLGQHQLNASLGYEYYWLGHDSLQSMLQLTTEWRWNGWQHWQPQFELHVISKDSQLNDEADTLQIGSRTALAYQQGLWSSMAGVSWSSDLDDQAELARDTAGADARLSYQLNSRLALHLQGLYRQYDYQHGNDLLAPGKDRQEHLGQASIGWQYQLLHWLTLHNQFSYLRNASSISVYQYDRALFEAGLTVSFQN, encoded by the coding sequence ATGCATCATCATATCGATCCGTACCGCAGGGACTCATACAGCCGAATACCCGTCTTGCTACTGGCCGCACTGGCACCGTTGCAGCTGAATCCCTGTCGCGCCGCCAGTGTCGGTGATGCCGCGCCAGCAGTGGTTACCGAAGCAGCCACCCTGGAGACCCTGATAGCCTCCATCCGCTCAGGAGACTTCAGTTCCGCCTACCAGATCGCCCATACACTGCTGGCGATGTACGAAGGCGAGGAAGCCTTCGATTTGATGTACGGCAGCGCCGCACTGGAAACCCGCAACCTCAACGAGGCCTGGTTTGTATTTGACCGGCTGCATAGCCGCTTTCCACAAAATCTCAACTACCACTTCGAGCTGGCGCGCTGCCAATATGCCATGGGGCAGATGCTGGCGGCGGAAACCGGTTTTCAGACTGTGCTGGCAGCGGATCCGCTGCCAGCCATCGCCACCGCATCCCGTAACTACTTGCAACAAATCAGCCAGCAACAATCCCGTAGCCGACGCTCCTGGTCGGTGGCACTGGCAACAGCAGCCGGTTACGACACCAATATCAACACGGCCACCAGTGAACGGGAAATCGACCTGTTTGATGGCCAGTTGAGCGCGATTCTCAGCGAAGAACAGCGCGCCATACATTCAGGTTATTTTCGCTACTCTGCCGCCGTCCAGATGAGTTTGCCGCTCACCAGCAAGCGGCGGGTCTACAGTAGTGTCTCCTTCGCTCGCAAAGACAATAACGGCAATGACACCTACGACCTCGATGCCGTTCAATTCCGGGCGGGTGCCCAGCAGCTGCTGGGACAACACCAGCTGAATGCCAGCCTCGGCTATGAATACTACTGGCTTGGCCACGACAGCCTGCAATCCATGCTGCAGCTGACGACAGAATGGCGCTGGAATGGCTGGCAACACTGGCAGCCTCAGTTCGAACTCCATGTCATCAGCAAAGACAGTCAGCTCAATGATGAAGCCGATACCCTGCAAATCGGCAGCCGGACAGCACTGGCATACCAGCAGGGACTCTGGAGCAGCATGGCGGGCGTCAGCTGGTCGAGCGATCTGGATGACCAGGCTGAACTGGCACGGGATACCGCAGGTGCCGATGCACGGCTGTCTTACCAGTTGAATTCACGTTTGGCGCTGCATCTTCAGGGTCTCTATCGGCAGTACGATTACCAGCATGGCAACGATTTGCTCGCACCAGGCAAAGATCGCCAGGAGCACCTGGGTCAGGCCAGCATTGGCTGGCAATACCAGCTCTTGCACTGGCTGACGCTGCACAATCAGTTCAGTTATTTGCGCAACGCCAGCTCCATCAGCGTCTATCAGTATGACAGGGCACTGTTTGAGGCTGGCCTGACGGTCAGTTTCCAGAATTGA
- the ccoM gene encoding cytochrome c oxidase subunit CcoM, translated as MFMDEVVFSGLVIVGLTCVFFAGVYLAIRKDIKKHGTGE; from the coding sequence ATGTTTATGGATGAAGTCGTTTTTTCAGGATTGGTAATTGTGGGCCTGACCTGCGTATTTTTTGCAGGTGTTTACCTGGCCATTCGTAAAGACATTAAAAAACACGGTACGGGTGAATAA
- a CDS encoding septal ring lytic transglycosylase RlpA family protein, translated as MKTGLWLIMALLLSACSSRYQHREDFSPPVPPDLSTLKEPTPTSEALSVMGNGPTYKVLGKRYQVLEQPRTFRETGTASWYGMKFHGHATANGEIYDVYQFTAAHKTLPLPSYVKVTRQDNGKSVVVRVNDRGPFYKDRMIDLSYVAAHKIGLDISGTAPVTIELLKPPLPDKVRWVQVSALSDQPSANKQQQALRDALKPLTWPVEVYQGKLNGKPLHKVRIGPVPEGKPLQDLLARLDKLHINNPVVLGAHQLN; from the coding sequence GTGAAGACCGGCTTATGGCTGATCATGGCGCTGCTGCTCAGCGCCTGCAGCTCGCGTTATCAGCACAGGGAAGATTTCAGTCCTCCGGTACCGCCCGATTTATCCACCCTCAAGGAGCCAACCCCAACGTCTGAAGCACTCAGCGTGATGGGTAATGGCCCCACCTACAAGGTGCTGGGTAAACGCTACCAGGTGCTGGAGCAGCCCCGTACTTTCCGCGAGACCGGCACGGCATCCTGGTATGGCATGAAATTTCATGGCCACGCCACCGCCAACGGCGAGATTTACGATGTCTATCAGTTCACCGCTGCGCATAAAACCTTGCCGTTGCCCAGTTATGTAAAAGTGACCAGGCAAGATAATGGTAAAAGCGTTGTCGTGCGGGTCAACGATCGCGGACCGTTTTACAAGGATCGTATGATCGATCTGTCGTACGTCGCCGCTCACAAGATTGGTCTGGATATCTCCGGTACGGCCCCGGTCACGATTGAGCTGCTCAAGCCGCCCCTGCCAGATAAAGTACGCTGGGTACAGGTGTCTGCCCTGTCCGACCAGCCAAGCGCCAACAAGCAGCAGCAAGCGTTACGTGACGCCCTGAAGCCGCTGACCTGGCCGGTCGAGGTCTACCAGGGCAAGCTGAATGGCAAGCCCCTGCACAAAGTACGTATTGGCCCGGTGCCGGAAGGAAAGCCGCTGCAGGACTTACTCGCCCGGCTGGATAAGTTGCATATCAACAACCCGGTCGTACTCGGAGCGCACCAGCTTAACTAA
- the mltB gene encoding lytic murein transglycosylase B, whose translation MTRLTRQLAQTCLVVSLGGSALVHAGYDQHARFNEFAAELEKEYHIPPAETKRWLSESKKLDSVLEAIARPAEKTLEWDGYQDIFLTQKRIEGGKAFMQQHAELLAVAEQKYGVPKEIISAIIGVETFYGSRQGNYRVLDSLATLAFDYPQRPIFWRELKAFFSLAKTEQLDPGTVKGSYAGAMGYGQFIPTSFLAYAVDGDGDGKRDLWSNPTDAINSVANYFSVHGWRAGEPVVQRARVSGQQYETAVNDSLKPKWTVAQLAAMGVSATEPASADAPASLVKLIGKQGAEFWLAQYNYYVITRYNHSRLYAMAVYQLSEALKQ comes from the coding sequence ATGACCAGACTCACACGTCAACTGGCACAGACCTGCCTGGTTGTCAGCCTCGGAGGCTCAGCCTTGGTACATGCAGGCTACGATCAGCATGCACGCTTCAATGAGTTTGCCGCCGAGCTGGAAAAGGAATATCACATCCCCCCGGCAGAAACCAAACGCTGGCTGTCGGAGTCAAAAAAACTCGATTCCGTGCTGGAAGCAATCGCCCGACCAGCGGAAAAAACCCTCGAATGGGATGGCTATCAGGACATATTCCTGACCCAAAAGCGGATTGAAGGTGGCAAGGCCTTTATGCAACAGCACGCCGAGCTGTTGGCTGTGGCAGAGCAAAAATACGGTGTTCCGAAGGAAATCATCAGCGCCATCATCGGCGTTGAAACCTTCTACGGCAGCCGCCAGGGCAACTATCGGGTACTGGATTCACTGGCAACACTGGCGTTTGATTACCCCCAACGGCCTATATTCTGGCGTGAATTAAAAGCCTTTTTTTCCCTAGCCAAAACAGAACAGCTCGACCCCGGTACGGTCAAAGGTTCCTACGCCGGTGCCATGGGCTACGGCCAGTTTATTCCGACCAGCTTCCTGGCCTATGCCGTCGACGGTGATGGCGATGGCAAACGTGATTTGTGGTCGAACCCTACGGATGCAATTAACAGCGTGGCCAACTACTTCAGTGTCCACGGTTGGCGAGCCGGTGAACCCGTTGTACAGCGCGCACGGGTCAGTGGCCAACAATACGAGACAGCCGTGAATGACAGCCTGAAACCCAAGTGGACGGTAGCGCAACTGGCCGCCATGGGCGTGTCGGCTACCGAGCCAGCGTCAGCGGATGCCCCCGCCAGCCTGGTCAAACTGATCGGCAAACAGGGTGCGGAATTCTGGCTGGCACAATACAACTACTATGTCATTACCCGTTACAACCACAGCCGCCTCTATGCCATGGCTGTCTACCAGTTGAGTGAGGCGCTGAAACAGTGA
- the rodA gene encoding rod shape-determining protein RodA has protein sequence MSSSDFTRTLGSGAHPGFDRSRALFTRMHLDLLLLVLLLVLCLTGLLILYTGSGKDLHMLTRQAIHMGIGSLGMILAAQLPPRFYQLIAPWAYLVALAALLGVLIAGVDAKGAQRWLALPGLPRFQPSELVKLILPLTVAWYMARRPVPPHITDLLKASVIIVVPTILILKQPDLGTSLLISASGLLVLFFAGMSWRLIGSLIALVSACAPLMWFFVMHDYQKQRVLTFLNPESDPLGSGWNIIQSKTAIGSGGIEGKGFMQGTQSQLEFLPESHTDFIIAVLAEELGLIGVLLLLMLYFLIIFRCLVLSSRCETLFGRLLAGSLSVTFFIYVFVNIGMVSGILPVVGVPLPLVSYGGTSVVSLMAAFGLIMSMATHQKR, from the coding sequence ATGAGCAGTTCTGACTTTACCCGCACGCTCGGCAGCGGCGCACATCCAGGATTTGATCGCAGCCGTGCCCTGTTCACCCGTATGCACCTGGATCTGCTGCTGCTGGTACTGCTGCTGGTTCTTTGCCTGACCGGCTTGCTGATTCTCTACACCGGCAGTGGTAAAGATCTGCATATGCTGACACGCCAGGCGATTCACATGGGTATTGGTTCGCTCGGCATGATTCTGGCTGCACAACTGCCGCCACGTTTTTATCAGCTGATTGCCCCCTGGGCCTATCTTGTTGCCCTTGCAGCACTGCTCGGCGTCCTGATTGCCGGGGTAGACGCCAAGGGGGCACAGCGCTGGCTGGCGCTGCCCGGCCTGCCGCGCTTCCAGCCTTCCGAGCTGGTCAAACTGATACTGCCATTGACCGTCGCCTGGTATATGGCCAGACGTCCGGTTCCACCGCATATCACCGACTTGCTCAAGGCCAGCGTGATTATTGTTGTGCCCACCATACTGATTCTCAAACAACCGGATCTGGGCACATCCCTGCTGATTTCCGCGTCCGGTTTGTTAGTGTTGTTTTTTGCTGGCATGTCCTGGCGGCTGATTGGATCCCTGATCGCGCTGGTCTCCGCCTGTGCACCCTTGATGTGGTTTTTTGTGATGCACGATTATCAGAAACAGCGGGTATTGACCTTCCTCAATCCAGAAAGCGACCCGCTGGGTTCGGGCTGGAACATCATCCAGTCAAAAACCGCCATTGGCTCTGGCGGCATTGAAGGTAAAGGCTTTATGCAGGGCACCCAGTCACAGCTGGAATTTCTGCCCGAGAGCCATACCGACTTTATTATTGCCGTCTTGGCAGAAGAACTGGGACTGATTGGCGTTTTACTGCTGCTGATGCTGTACTTTCTGATTATATTTCGCTGCCTGGTACTCAGTAGCCGCTGTGAAACCTTGTTCGGCCGACTGTTGGCTGGCAGTTTGTCTGTTACCTTTTTTATCTATGTGTTCGTGAATATCGGGATGGTCAGCGGAATTTTGCCAGTGGTTGGTGTCCCATTGCCGCTGGTCAGCTACGGTGGTACGTCGGTGGTCAGTCTGATGGCCGCCTTCGGCCTGATCATGTCAATGGCAACGCATCAAAAACGTTAA
- the mrdA gene encoding penicillin-binding protein 2: MWEHSFRDKSAEVKLFRSRAMILGLIIFALLGVLVWRMAYLQITLYEKYQNLSENNRIKIQPLPPKRGLIYDRNGELLAENVPSYSLTLVPERVRDMDATLSFINDMIGISERDREQLDKRLELRRRPYEPVVLRHQLTEVEIAKVMVNRVYLPGVDVEAQLVRHYPQGETFAHVLGYVGRINQREQNQLDTDSETKRRYSATQYIGKQGIEKYYESDLHGEPGYQKVETNARGRILRVLEQSDPAPGEDLTLHLDSRLQRLAQQQLAGRRGALVAIEVKTGGILSLYSNPGFDPNLFVTGISHTDYNALRDNPDLPLFDRAIRGRYPPASTLKPFIGLGVADLGVTSWSRTIFDTGSFTLENSDREYRDWKRQGHGEVNLERAIVESCDVYFYDAAVRAGIDRLEPFLAQFGFGQNLAIDVDNAFSGLLPGREWKHRHHKASWYAGDTVNLGIGQGYIQVTPLQLATATAVMANRGKWMAPRLLAAHSGQYEAIDESGIQDIKLNNEDNWNRMFEAMRKVISSPHGTARVLQKHLEFSIAGKTGTAQVVGIKQDEEYDSDALRERLRDHALFIAFAPVEDPQIAIAVVVENGESAGRTAAPIAQSVINLYLSGSTGE, from the coding sequence ATGTGGGAGCACTCCTTCCGGGACAAATCAGCTGAAGTAAAGCTGTTTCGCTCTCGCGCCATGATTCTGGGCCTGATTATTTTTGCCTTGCTGGGTGTGCTCGTCTGGCGCATGGCCTATTTGCAGATCACCTTGTACGAGAAGTACCAGAACCTTTCGGAAAACAACCGCATCAAGATCCAGCCACTGCCCCCAAAACGTGGTCTGATTTATGATCGTAATGGTGAACTGCTGGCAGAAAATGTGCCGTCTTACAGCCTTACGCTAGTGCCTGAACGCGTCCGCGACATGGATGCTACGCTGAGTTTTATTAACGACATGATCGGTATCTCGGAGCGCGACCGGGAACAGCTCGACAAGCGTCTGGAACTGCGCCGTCGCCCCTACGAACCGGTCGTTTTGCGCCACCAGCTCACTGAAGTCGAGATTGCCAAAGTCATGGTCAACCGGGTTTACCTGCCCGGCGTCGATGTGGAAGCCCAGCTGGTGCGCCACTACCCCCAGGGTGAAACCTTTGCCCACGTACTCGGTTATGTCGGCCGTATCAACCAGCGCGAACAAAACCAGCTGGATACCGACAGTGAGACCAAACGCCGTTATAGCGCCACCCAGTACATTGGCAAGCAGGGTATCGAAAAATATTACGAAAGCGACTTACACGGCGAGCCCGGCTATCAGAAAGTCGAAACCAACGCCCGAGGCCGCATTCTGCGAGTGCTGGAACAATCGGATCCGGCTCCTGGGGAAGATCTGACATTACACCTCGACAGCCGTTTGCAACGGCTGGCGCAACAACAACTGGCCGGTCGCCGTGGTGCCCTCGTTGCCATTGAAGTAAAAACCGGCGGCATTCTCAGCCTTTACAGCAATCCCGGCTTCGATCCCAACCTGTTTGTCACCGGTATTTCCCACACCGACTACAACGCCTTGCGTGACAACCCGGACCTGCCCTTGTTTGACCGCGCCATTCGTGGCCGTTACCCCCCCGCGTCCACCCTGAAACCCTTCATTGGCCTGGGTGTTGCCGACCTGGGCGTAACCAGCTGGAGCCGTACTATTTTTGACACCGGCAGCTTCACCTTGGAAAACAGCGATCGGGAATATCGGGACTGGAAGCGTCAGGGTCATGGTGAAGTCAACCTCGAACGAGCCATCGTTGAATCCTGCGATGTCTATTTTTATGATGCCGCCGTACGGGCGGGAATCGATCGATTGGAGCCATTTCTGGCGCAATTCGGTTTTGGCCAGAATCTGGCCATTGATGTGGATAATGCCTTTTCCGGCTTGTTGCCAGGACGCGAATGGAAACATCGCCATCACAAGGCCAGCTGGTATGCCGGAGACACCGTCAACCTGGGGATTGGCCAGGGCTATATCCAGGTCACGCCGTTGCAACTGGCAACCGCTACTGCGGTGATGGCCAACCGGGGCAAATGGATGGCACCACGGTTGCTGGCAGCTCATAGCGGCCAGTACGAAGCCATTGATGAAAGCGGGATTCAGGACATAAAACTGAATAATGAAGACAACTGGAATCGGATGTTTGAAGCCATGCGCAAGGTGATCAGCAGTCCTCATGGCACTGCTCGGGTACTGCAAAAGCATCTGGAATTCTCAATAGCCGGCAAAACCGGCACCGCCCAGGTCGTTGGTATCAAACAGGATGAAGAATACGACTCCGATGCGCTGCGTGAGCGTCTGCGTGACCATGCCCTGTTTATTGCCTTTGCTCCGGTCGAAGATCCCCAGATTGCCATTGCCGTAGTGGTCGAAAATGGTGAATCAGCCGGGCGTACAGCAGCCCCCATTGCCCAATCGGTGATCAATCTTTATCTCAGCGGAAGCACTGGCGAATGA
- the rlmH gene encoding 23S rRNA (pseudouridine(1915)-N(3))-methyltransferase RlmH gives MKIRLLAVGQKMSSWVTEGYQEYAKRLPADCALELVEISPGYRSKSSSKEKAMQQEADALLKAIRPQEHLVALDVLGKPWSTEQLASQMGQWRMDGHDIALVIGGPDGIAPSLLTQAKQRWSLSSLTLPHPLVRVVVAEQIYRAWTLLQGHPYHK, from the coding sequence ATGAAAATCCGGCTGCTTGCTGTTGGCCAGAAAATGTCCTCCTGGGTTACCGAAGGCTATCAGGAATACGCCAAGCGACTTCCTGCCGATTGCGCGCTTGAACTGGTCGAAATCAGTCCGGGTTATCGCAGTAAAAGCAGCAGCAAAGAAAAAGCCATGCAGCAAGAAGCCGATGCCCTGCTGAAAGCGATTCGGCCGCAGGAACATCTGGTCGCACTGGATGTCCTTGGTAAACCCTGGTCAACCGAACAGCTTGCCAGCCAGATGGGACAGTGGCGTATGGATGGCCACGATATTGCTCTGGTCATTGGTGGCCCGGATGGCATCGCCCCCTCCTTGCTGACGCAGGCGAAACAGCGCTGGTCGTTGTCCAGTCTGACCTTGCCCCATCCGCTGGTACGTGTGGTGGTGGCAGAACAGATCTATCGAGCCTGGACCCTGTTGCAGGGTCATCCTTACCACAAATGA
- the rsfS gene encoding ribosome silencing factor: MQTEQIKNLVVDSLDDMKARDIIILDVRGRTSVTDWMIIATGTSNRHVTAVAGHVEEKAKEAGLRPNGTEGRAVADWVLIDLFDVVVHVMTDQARHFYDLERLWGEPADSTSQESSAE, from the coding sequence ATGCAAACTGAGCAAATCAAAAACCTGGTCGTCGATTCCCTGGACGATATGAAAGCCAGAGACATCATTATTCTGGATGTACGCGGTCGTACTTCCGTGACCGACTGGATGATCATTGCCACGGGAACGTCAAACCGCCACGTCACTGCCGTTGCCGGTCATGTTGAAGAAAAAGCCAAGGAAGCTGGCCTGCGACCCAATGGTACTGAAGGCCGCGCGGTTGCCGACTGGGTGCTGATCGACCTGTTCGATGTGGTCGTCCACGTCATGACCGATCAGGCGCGCCATTTTTACGATCTGGAGCGGCTCTGGGGTGAGCCGGCGGACAGCACCAGCCAGGAAAGTTCGGCGGAATGA
- the nadD gene encoding nicotinate-nucleotide adenylyltransferase has translation MTLTAAACRAAPWAILGGTFDPVHIGHLRIALQLRDAGFDRVLLMPNRIPPHRPSPRASSSQRLTMLTLATRDLDGVDVSDIELQRPECSYSAVTLELLRTLYPEVTFSWAMGTDAWLSFDRWHRCDDILDLANLMVISRPGERQPVAPWQQQQWLARQASLDELLVSPAGRICQQTWPGLDISASGLRRGIAEGENIRFLTPDPVLDYLTQHQLYR, from the coding sequence ATGACGTTAACAGCGGCAGCCTGTCGGGCTGCTCCTTGGGCAATCCTTGGTGGTACGTTTGACCCGGTTCACATCGGCCACCTGCGTATTGCCCTGCAGCTGCGTGATGCCGGCTTTGACCGAGTGCTGTTGATGCCTAACCGCATTCCGCCACACCGGCCATCGCCACGGGCGTCATCCAGTCAACGTCTGACCATGCTGACCTTGGCGACCAGAGACCTAGACGGCGTGGATGTCAGTGACATTGAACTGCAACGTCCTGAATGCAGCTACAGTGCTGTTACCCTGGAGCTGCTACGCACCTTGTACCCGGAAGTCACCTTCAGCTGGGCGATGGGTACCGATGCCTGGCTCAGTTTTGATCGCTGGCATCGCTGTGACGACATTCTCGATTTGGCCAACCTGATGGTAATCAGTCGCCCGGGGGAACGGCAACCCGTCGCTCCCTGGCAACAACAACAATGGCTGGCACGACAGGCCTCGCTGGATGAACTCCTGGTAAGTCCGGCCGGTCGCATTTGTCAGCAAACCTGGCCGGGGCTGGATATTTCAGCTTCAGGCTTGCGCCGGGGTATCGCCGAAGGCGAAAATATCCGGTTCCTTACTCCAGACCCTGTGCTGGACTATCTCACTCAACACCAACTTTACCGATAA
- a CDS encoding glutamate-5-semialdehyde dehydrogenase, whose amino-acid sequence MDVNQYMITLGEQARSAATAIARASTQDKNKALLAIADAISQQRSALYQANATDLENGRAKGLDAALLDRLELTDARIDTMIEGLHQVATLPDPVGEITDMKYRPSGIQVGKMRVPLGVIGIIYESRPNVTIEAASLCLKSGNATILRGGSESIASNQMLAACIRTGLAAAGLPETAVQVVETTDRAAVGKLITMPEFVDVIVPRGGKGLIERVSKEARVPVIKHLDGICHVYLDRFADKTKALNIAVNAKTHRYGTCNTMETLLVHQQVANELLPELGEAFAALGVELRGCDQTRAILNSIHAATAADWDTEYLAPILSIKIVASIDDAIEHINRHGSHHTDSIVTENYTLARQFLTEVDSSSVMINASTRFADGFEYGLGAEIGISTDKIHARGPVGLDGLTSQKYVVFGNGEVRT is encoded by the coding sequence ATGGATGTAAACCAATACATGATAACGCTGGGCGAGCAGGCACGCAGCGCTGCCACTGCCATTGCCAGAGCATCAACCCAGGACAAGAACAAGGCCTTGCTGGCCATTGCCGATGCGATCAGCCAACAGCGTAGCGCACTGTACCAGGCCAATGCCACCGATCTTGAAAACGGCCGGGCCAAGGGGCTTGATGCCGCATTACTGGATCGTCTGGAACTGACGGACGCGCGTATTGATACCATGATCGAAGGCTTGCACCAGGTCGCCACGCTGCCAGATCCGGTGGGTGAAATCACCGATATGAAATACCGTCCCAGCGGCATCCAGGTCGGCAAAATGCGCGTACCTCTGGGGGTCATTGGCATTATTTATGAAAGCCGCCCGAATGTGACCATTGAAGCCGCCAGCCTGTGTCTGAAATCTGGCAATGCCACTATCTTGCGCGGTGGATCAGAATCGATCGCCAGCAACCAGATGCTGGCAGCCTGCATACGCACTGGACTGGCGGCTGCCGGCCTGCCCGAAACCGCCGTCCAGGTGGTTGAAACCACGGATCGTGCAGCCGTTGGCAAACTGATCACCATGCCCGAATTCGTCGATGTGATTGTGCCTCGCGGGGGCAAGGGACTGATTGAGCGCGTCAGCAAGGAAGCCCGCGTGCCGGTCATCAAGCACCTGGATGGTATCTGCCATGTTTATCTGGATCGCTTTGCCGACAAGACCAAGGCCCTGAACATTGCCGTGAATGCCAAGACTCACCGCTACGGCACCTGCAATACCATGGAAACCCTGCTGGTACACCAGCAGGTGGCGAATGAATTGCTACCGGAACTGGGCGAAGCCTTTGCAGCACTGGGTGTCGAATTACGCGGTTGTGACCAGACCCGCGCTATTCTTAATAGTATTCATGCGGCTACAGCAGCCGACTGGGACACCGAGTACCTGGCACCGATTCTGTCCATCAAGATCGTTGCTTCGATCGATGACGCCATTGAGCACATCAATCGCCACGGCTCACACCATACCGACAGTATCGTGACCGAAAACTACACCTTGGCGCGCCAATTCCTCACGGAAGTCGATTCCAGCTCCGTGATGATTAATGCTTCTACCCGTTTTGCCGACGGCTTTGAGTACGGATTGGGGGCTGAAATTGGCATCTCTACCGATAAAATTCATGCCCGTGGCCCAGTCGGCCTGGACGGTCTGACCTCACAAAAATACGTGGTATTTGGTAACGGCGAAGTACGTACATAA
- a CDS encoding GGDEF domain-containing protein: protein MISIIDSHRQGPVLRAGLFGLTALLMSGLLWEQFQLGLYNTVLASIYVIPVLVLAAVVILFSRDRSHHDWLVLPVLVLVTIPGLVRLETGVALSLNYLLMMPFLSYFCLRRTLGHIYNFCMVVAIWIATLAVSDLLVATRSALVYIMVAASVACYGLLISHRLLVATSLALKDGESGAYNARQFALMLEREVARSVRAKRPLSLIGFSIEDFSQLCDLHGNRAVIQFLPDFVGCIRDEVRAGDEVFRIREELFILLLPDCAEDGAIVLMERIRRHLEQRHWPVLGEVSLLTATVALAAGEKGRDVERRLLTRLAKQKRASLQASAF from the coding sequence ATGATTTCCATCATTGACAGTCATCGTCAAGGGCCGGTGTTGCGAGCGGGATTGTTTGGCCTGACGGCACTGTTGATGAGCGGTCTGTTGTGGGAGCAGTTTCAGTTGGGTTTGTACAACACCGTGCTGGCCAGCATCTATGTCATTCCAGTACTGGTATTGGCTGCGGTGGTGATTCTGTTTAGCCGGGATCGCAGTCACCATGACTGGTTGGTGTTGCCAGTGCTGGTGCTGGTGACAATCCCCGGACTGGTTCGGCTGGAAACCGGTGTTGCCCTGTCGCTGAATTATCTGTTGATGATGCCGTTTCTGAGTTACTTCTGTCTGCGTCGAACGCTTGGCCATATCTATAATTTTTGCATGGTGGTGGCAATTTGGATCGCTACTCTGGCGGTGTCGGATTTGCTGGTCGCCACCCGATCTGCGCTGGTATACATCATGGTGGCGGCGTCGGTGGCCTGTTACGGGCTGTTGATCAGCCATCGTCTGCTGGTTGCGACGTCGCTGGCCCTGAAAGATGGAGAGTCCGGGGCCTATAACGCCCGTCAGTTTGCGTTGATGTTGGAACGTGAGGTAGCTCGCAGTGTACGGGCCAAACGCCCGTTGTCGCTGATCGGATTCAGTATCGAGGACTTTTCCCAGCTATGCGATCTGCATGGCAATCGCGCCGTGATCCAGTTTCTGCCGGATTTTGTTGGCTGTATTCGGGATGAGGTACGGGCCGGGGATGAAGTTTTTCGGATCCGTGAAGAATTGTTTATCTTGTTGTTGCCAGACTGCGCGGAAGACGGTGCTATCGTGTTGATGGAGCGTATCAGACGACATCTGGAACAACGTCATTGGCCGGTGCTGGGTGAAGTCTCGTTGTTAACCGCTACCGTCGCGCTGGCAGCGGGTGAGAAAGGGCGGGACGTTGAACGGCGCCTGCTTACCCGGTTAGCGAAACAGAAGCGTGCCAGTTTGCAGGCGTCGGCATTCTGA